The genomic region CCGCATCCGGATCCGACCCTTCGGGTTCCTGCAGGCGCTGGCCCGACGGGGGCATCGGATCCGTGTGCTGGCGGTGCAACCCCCTGAAGATCGCGACGCGGATCTGGAGGCGCTGCGGCGCGTGGGGGTGGAGATCCAATGTTTTCCCCTTTCACGAGGAAGAACCCTCTGGAATGCAGGGCGAGCCTGGATGCACGGCCATCCCCTGCAGGCGGGCTATGCCGATCACCCCAGGCTGCGGCAGGCCCTGCATCGATCCCTCCAGGAGTCGTGGGACGTGGTGCATGTCGAGCACCTCCGGGGCGCCGGGTTCGCCCGGGAGGTTCCGGCGGACCGCCTGGTGTTCGATGCGGTGGACAGCATCACCCGTCTCTTCGAGCAGGCGCAAACCCAAGCACCGGGATGCCTGACCCGGTGGCTGGCGCGGCTGGAGCTGGCCCGAACCCGGCGGTTGGAAGCCCGGTGGCTCTCGACGTTCCCCCGTATTCTGGTGACCTCGAGGGAAGATGCGGCAGCCCTGCGCCGCCTGGCTCCCGATGGCCGGGCGTCGCTGACCGTCATCCCCAATGGAGTGGACCTGGCGTTTTTCCAACCGTGGCCGGTTCCACGAGACCCCGCCACTCTGATCTTTACAGGGAAGATGAGCTACCACGCCAACGTGGCGGCAGCCCTGGATCTGGTTCGGGAGATCATGCCACGGATCTGGGCGCAACGGCCGGAAGTCCGGCTGTGGATTGTCGGGCGGAACCCTCCCTCCCGCCTGCGTCGGGCGGCGCGGGATCCACGGGTGGAGATCCTCGGGACCGTTCCGGATCTGCGTCCGTATCTGGCGCGGGCCACCCTGGCGGTGTGCCCGATGCGATATGCGGTGGGAATTCAGAACAAGGTCCTTGAAGCGATGGCCATGAGGACCCCCGTTGTTGCCACTCTGCCGGTGCTGGGGGGCCTTCAGGCCGTTCCGGGTCGGGATCTGATGGTGGCCGACAGCGGCGAGGCCTTCGCGGAGGCCGTATTCCGCCTGCTGGACAGCCCGATGGAGCGGGCGGCCCTGGGGGCCGCGGGGCGAGCCTACGTGGAGGCCCATCACCGCTGGGAGACACTGGTGGAGCGGCTGGAGGACGTTTATTCCAGCCAGCCCCTCTGATCCTGCGTCCCTTCAGCTCATGGGGTCACCATGATCACCCCTTTCATCCTCTGGGCGTGGAAATCGCACTGATAGCGATACTCACCGGGACG from Thermoflexus sp. harbors:
- a CDS encoding glycosyltransferase, whose protein sequence is MNILMVLPYPPSRIRIRPFGFLQALARRGHRIRVLAVQPPEDRDADLEALRRVGVEIQCFPLSRGRTLWNAGRAWMHGHPLQAGYADHPRLRQALHRSLQESWDVVHVEHLRGAGFAREVPADRLVFDAVDSITRLFEQAQTQAPGCLTRWLARLELARTRRLEARWLSTFPRILVTSREDAAALRRLAPDGRASLTVIPNGVDLAFFQPWPVPRDPATLIFTGKMSYHANVAAALDLVREIMPRIWAQRPEVRLWIVGRNPPSRLRRAARDPRVEILGTVPDLRPYLARATLAVCPMRYAVGIQNKVLEAMAMRTPVVATLPVLGGLQAVPGRDLMVADSGEAFAEAVFRLLDSPMERAALGAAGRAYVEAHHRWETLVERLEDVYSSQPL
- a CDS encoding cupredoxin domain-containing protein, which codes for MHFLSGADWQSPPLRPGQQISFTFTRPGEYRYQCDFHAQRMKGVIMVTP